The genomic interval GCAGGACGATTCAAACTCAAATCCTGAATATATTTTTTATCCTTAACCTTATCAGCAATCGCTTGGTAATCCTCATGAGAAAAAGTCTGTAAGGATGTCGGGTCTTTGACCATTTCCAGCACCATATTCGCAAGAAAGAAGCCTTCTTTATGTGCTCCGTCTAACTTTTTCTGAGCGAGAGTCAAACGAGCCTTCTGTGTTTGATAAGATTTAACTTCTTTTTTAAGCTCTTCAATCTCTAAATTTTGTATTTGGGCTAAACGGTCTTCATCTGACAAAAATCTTGAATATTTCAATTCAATCTTCTCTACTTCATCTAAATCAAAAAAACAGCGCTCATCAAAAAGACGAATAGCTCTTTCTTTCTGACGGAAAAAAGAAGAATGGAAACAACCTATCTTCATAAATTTTACAGAATTATATTCAGACATAAAAAACACTTTCAATCTATTTTCAAGAATTGCGTTCGTAAAATCAGCAATTGATTTTCGATTCCACCTAGTTCTCAATTCCGAAGCTAAAATTCGTCGCGGAACTTCATTCTTTGTAAAAAAGTTCATCCCTTCTATAAAATGTGAGAGTGCAAAATTAAACAAATAAATTGTTAGCCAAAGAACAAAAGAGCAAATAAAAGCATAGCCCAATACTGAAGCATTTGGATGACTAGGAACAAACTTGATAATAACTACAGGAATTATCATACTCACAAACAACACAAATGCCTCTAATAGCTTGTCTTCAAAACTTTTTTCTTGAAAAAGTGACTGAATGAGAGCTTCACGTTTAGGCTTTTCATCTACTTGCTCAACAACTTTAGTCTTAGCTTCAACAAATTGTTCTTTCTCATTTTCAAAAGTATTCACATCTGTAATTTGAACCTCAGTAACTTTATCATTCTGCGCTTCACTCATTCGCTATCTCCCTATGCTTTTATACAGCTTATCCCCCTTTAACTGAGGTATATTTTTTTTACAAATAGGATGATGGTTAAGCGAACTTCCCCAATAAATAGACATGGGGAACAAAAAAGTGAAAAAAATTTGAACTTAATCAAACTTTTTTCACTTTTTTTAATTTTATGGGGAAGAGTGTGGGGAAAGCTATTTTAGGCACAAAAAAAGGGTTTCTCACTTTCAGTGAGAAACCCTTATATTTCAAATGGTACCGGGAGAGAGAATTGAACTCTCATGGTATCACTACCGGCGGATTTTGAGTCCGTTTTTTGAAGTTTCACAAGAAATCACACGCCTTCACATAAGTTCGGTTAACCATTGTTTTAACTTACTTTTTAACCAATCACATTCCACATGTCATCACTTGTGATCATTGCCCATCCTCTAAAAAAGTTGTACAGGAGTTGTACAAAACATGAAGGAGGAAGAATGGCTTCAAATATCAAATGGCACAAAACCAAATTCCCCGGAGTGCGTTATCGGGAACATGAGACCCGCAAACACGGCATCCAGCCGGACAAATATTTCGCCATTACTTACAAGTATGAAGGCAAGACCAAAACCGAAGCAATAGGATGGTCCAGCAACGGGATCAAACCACAAATTGCAGCCAATATTCTAAGTGAACTTAAGGTCAACCAAACTCAAGGCAAATTTCCGCAAACCTTGAAGCAAAAAAAAGAGATGGCTACCAACCATCTCAAAGAGAAAGAAACTCGCGAACTCGCTGAAAAAGAAAAAGGTATAACCTTTGATGAAATATGGTCACAATTTTACCGACCACAGGCAAAATCAAATAAAGCGGCCACGTCATGGAAAAGGGAAGAAAGTCTTCACCGTATCTGGATATCCCCTGCCATAGGCACAATTCCTTTTGCAGACGTTTCCGCTATTGACCTTGAGCGCATTAAAACGAACATGGCTAAAAAAGAACGTAGCCCGCGCTCAATTCAATATGCTCTGGCAACCGTGCGCCAAGTGTATAATGTCGCCAAGAAGATGGACCTCTTCAACGGCGATAATCCAGTCAAGAAAATCAAAATGCCTAAAATGGACAACCGGCGAACACGCTTTCTGTCAGAAGATGAAGCCGAACAGCTTCTTGAAATATTAAAAGACAAACATCATCAGCTTTATATTATTGCACTCGTTTCCATTTATGGAGGTCTGAGGGCAGGAGAAATTGTTAATTTAGAATGGAAAGACCTCAACTTTGCCGAAGGCATGGTTCTAATACGAGACTCGAAGAACACTCTTTCCCGCCATGCATTCATGACAAAGCGGGTCAAAAAGGAACTTAGAGAATTCAGAAGGCAAACAGATCCAACTCAAAAGCCAGTATTCAGTGCTCAAAAAGGCAAAAAAATAAATGAAGTGTCTCGCTCTTTTAATGAAGCGGTTGATGAACTAGGCTTAAATGTAGGGATTGATGACCGCAGGCAAAAGGTAGTTTTCCACACTCTACGTCATACATTTGCAAGCTGGCTGGTTCAACGCGGAACACCTTTGTATACGGTGGCAAAACTCATGGGCCACTCTACTTTAGCAATGACAGAGCGGTATGCGCACCTTGCGCCGGACAATCTGAGAGCAGCTGTGACGGTGTTGGATAATTAATGGGCCTTGACAAAACGTTGCGCAGCACGCAACATACAAATGAAGAACAATGATCAAAACATTTAAGCACAAAGGTCTGGAAAAATTTTACCGTACCGGCTCAACAGCTGGAGTCCAGGCCAAGCATTCCAAGCGGCTCAGAATCCAGCTTTCGGTCATTGATACGGCTCAGGAAGTAGAGGACGTGAACCTTCCCGGATTCCGGCTGCACAAGCTCAAAGGAAGCCGTGCAGATCTTTGGTCCATAACCGTCAATGGCAATTGGCGGCTGACCTTTGAATTTCGAGACGGAAATGGTTACATTTTAAACTACGAGGATTATCACTAATGACTATGTACAATCCCCCACACCCCGGCGAGCTTATCAGCTCCGTGTATATGGAAGAGCACACTCTCAGCTGCCGCAAGCTTGCAAAGATGCTCGGAGTTGCTCCCTCCACCCTCACACGCGTTCTGAATGGCAAGAGTGCGGTTTCTCCTGAAATGGCACTGCGTCTTTCAAAGGCCCTCGGTCGTACCCCTGAAAGCTGGCTGGCTATGCAGGCCAACTATGACCTTGGCAAGGTTCGCAGCAAGGTTGATTTATCTGGGGTTACTCCTGTTGGGGCGGATTGTTCGATAGTGTAAAAGCCATGCAACAAATCCATTACTAACATTTTAGGAAATAATGTTTTTACCATTAGATATATTGTAATTAGCCAAACTTTTTCTTATACATAAAGCAAATGCATTATAAAATAATAGACGTACCAACAGGCTCAGACACTCTACTTGAACAAATGGGGACTAAAAGTAAGTTTTGGTTCAATGACAACCAGTTATTATTCAAGCAAGGACGTGAAAATACAGGTGAAAACTGGGCAGAAAAAGTTGCACACGAACTATGCAAAAAGCTAGGTATACCTAGTGCGACATATGATTTTGGCGTCCATCAAGAGAGAAATGGTGTAGTATCTAAAACTATCGTACCTAGGGGAGGACGCCTTGCTTT from Maridesulfovibrio frigidus DSM 17176 carries:
- a CDS encoding tyrosine-type recombinase/integrase; translation: MASNIKWHKTKFPGVRYREHETRKHGIQPDKYFAITYKYEGKTKTEAIGWSSNGIKPQIAANILSELKVNQTQGKFPQTLKQKKEMATNHLKEKETRELAEKEKGITFDEIWSQFYRPQAKSNKAATSWKREESLHRIWISPAIGTIPFADVSAIDLERIKTNMAKKERSPRSIQYALATVRQVYNVAKKMDLFNGDNPVKKIKMPKMDNRRTRFLSEDEAEQLLEILKDKHHQLYIIALVSIYGGLRAGEIVNLEWKDLNFAEGMVLIRDSKNTLSRHAFMTKRVKKELREFRRQTDPTQKPVFSAQKGKKINEVSRSFNEAVDELGLNVGIDDRRQKVVFHTLRHTFASWLVQRGTPLYTVAKLMGHSTLAMTERYAHLAPDNLRAAVTVLDN
- a CDS encoding type II toxin-antitoxin system RelE/ParE family toxin, whose product is MIKTFKHKGLEKFYRTGSTAGVQAKHSKRLRIQLSVIDTAQEVEDVNLPGFRLHKLKGSRADLWSITVNGNWRLTFEFRDGNGYILNYEDYH
- a CDS encoding HigA family addiction module antitoxin; protein product: MTMYNPPHPGELISSVYMEEHTLSCRKLAKMLGVAPSTLTRVLNGKSAVSPEMALRLSKALGRTPESWLAMQANYDLGKVRSKVDLSGVTPVGADCSIV